The nucleotide sequence GTGCGACCAATGCTTATTATGCACTTGTCTGTACACGGCTAGATCAACTCAACGAGCAGGATATTGTCGGTCTTGAACGCATCAATGAGTTTGTGACCCGTAGGCTAACCCCTGGGATCCGAACATGTCAGGCATTGAATCAAAGATTGGAAGATCTTACTCGCCGTATAGCCAGAGCAAGCAGTTTACTTAGAACGCGAGTCGATTTGAGTATTGAGCAACAAAATCAACAACTATTACATGCAATAAACCAGCGAGGTAAGATCCAGTTAAGATTACAACAGATGGTTGAAGGTGTGTCTGTTGCCGCCATGGCCTATTATTTGGTGGGATTATTGGAGTATATTTTAAATGCGTTTAATGCCAATGGTTATACACTGAACAAAATGATTTTAGAAGGGTTAGCAGTACCATTTTTTCTATTTTTTGCTTGGTGGTTATTCAGGTTCGCCATGGGGTATGTCAAAAAAGAGTCCGAATAGTGATGGCTAAACTGCACTAAGATACAGTGTTGAATATAATGACCTTAAGTGGTCATTTTTATGCTACTTATAGCATGCTCCTTTGGTACTCCTCCTATGGTTTCATTCCTCCTTTTAAGTTGTCCTCCTTTAGCTTTAAGCCTTTCGATTGCTACTAAATAATAATAATTTCGAGCCATTGTCCAATGTTAGCCATGACTAAATTATCTAATGATAGCTGCACTAATAATGAAGGAAAAGGTGTGAGAAGATGAATACACAAGCTAAGTTGAGTTTGATTAGTGTCGCTATCAGCATGACGGCATTTAATGCGAATGCCGCGCTCGAAATATATGAAAATGATGGCATGTCTTTTAGTGCAGATGGGCTAGTCAATGCTTTTTATGCAAATAGCTCGATAGAGAAGACTGATGCCGCTGGTGCCAAGTCAGATCGCGATCAGTCTCGTGTCCGAACGGGTTTTTTACCCAACAACATAGGTTTTAATTTCTCTAACCAACTCTCTGATATGAAGATAGGTATGCGATCCTCTTTTTGGGTATCGATTAGTGATGCCGATAATCACCGTGATGCTACACCTGCAGATCTTGGGACAGGCTCTTTGATCGATATCCGTCAATTTTACGGTACCGTCAGTGGTGATTGGGGTGAGTTATTAGTGGGTAAGGATTTTGGCTTGCTTAACCGCGCGAATATTTTAGGTGATGAGCTGTTACTGGGCTTTGGTCAGACATCGGATTTTTTTGGTCTTGTTGATGGCGGTAACGTTTCCTTTGGTAATATCAGTACAGGTTATACCTACCCATTTCCTAAACCTCAAATTACTTATCGCTCACCTGATCTTAGCGGGTTTAAGTTAGCGGTAGGATTGATGGATCCCAATAAAATGGCTGCAGACTCTTCAGAAGAGTTACCAAGGTTTGAGGCTGAACTCGTTTACAGCACGGATGTTGATAATGTAGGCCTTAAAGCTTGGGTCAGTGGTGCGATTCAATCGAGTGAAATTAATGACGATAAACAGAATCAATCGGGACTAGGTTATGGCGCCAACATTAAATTTTCTGGTATCGCTCTAACTGCATCAGGTTTTCAATCCAAAGGGTTAGGGCACATTGCTGGCCTAGATCATTTAGTGGGTGATGACTCTATAGAATCTGATGGTTACTTAGTGCAGGCAGCATATACATTAAACAGCAACCGATTTGTGCTTACTTATGGTGAGACCAAGGTTGAAAATACCAACAGTATTCTAGATGCGACCCATTCAAATGCCGGTATTGCCTATTTTAGAACAATACGACCAGGCTTAACGGGAGTGGTCGAATTCAATCAGACCAAGGCGGATGTAACTAATTCTTTGGTTGCGGAGGAAAATAACACCATCTCTATCGGAGCAGTGTTTACTTTCTAATAGTGACTAGGGGTCACTGAATGAAAAGTCATGGATGATTTTCATTCAGTCGCAGTACCAAAGGTAGACAGGTGATACGGCACTAAATAAGTCGCTGCCTACTACTAATGGATGAAACTTTGCTATTGTATTAAGTACTCAGTAGTTTAAATTGTGATATAGCTCAAATAATAGAGAGGCAGTGTCATGTACAAGGTCTTGATCGCAGATGATCATCCACTATTTCGAGATGCAATTGTGCATATTTTCGGGAGTCGATTTCCTAACAGTACGACTTATGAAACTGAAGATATCGCATCTACTTTAGAGTTTGCAAAAAACAATGATGATATCGATCTTATTTTACTCGATCTCAATATGCCTGGCATGTCAGGGCTCAATGGGTTACTTGATTTAAGTAATGAGTGTCCGACAACCCCCGTTGTTGTTGTATCGGCAGAAAATAAGAAGCAAGTGATCCTACAAACTATCGCCTATGGTGCAGTGGGATTTATTGCAAAGTCCTCATCTAAAGAGACCATTGCAGATGCGATTGCGACGGTGTTTGAGGGCAATATTTACCTGCCAGCCGATATTATTCGAAGTCAATCAAGCCCTAACTCTAAAAAAGAGTACCAATTATTGCCTGAGATGCTCTCATCATTAACTCGTCGTCAATTGATGGTATTGAAATGTATGACGAAAGGAGAGGCTAATAAGCAGATTGCCTATAACTTGAATGTATCTGAGACGACGGTGAAGTCCCATGTCTCCTCTATTTTAAAAAAATTGGGGGTGTCGAATCGAGTACAAGCAGTTGTAGGTTGCAGTGATATTGACTTTAATCAATATTTAAGACGTTAACTCGTTAAGTTAATGCCTTCACTTACTTTAGTAAGTACAACATGGAGGTTTTTAGCTTCATTGGTTTTACTGGTTTATTGAGCAACAAGATCCCTCTCTTTTTTGCTTTGGCTTTTAGCTCTTCACTATAATTGGCCGTGATCATCAATATTGGTAGCGTGATATCACGGCTTTGATTAATCTCAATCGCGACATCGAGTCCGTTTACATCATCATCTAAGTGATAATCAACAATCAAAATATCGGCTTGATCTGTTTCTATATTCACCTTTTTTACTAATTCATCTAGACTTGTTGCTGTAGTGATATGACACTGCCATCCCTTAAGAAGCTGCGCCATAGCGAGACAGATACTGGCGTCGTTATCAATGAGCCATACTTTACGATTAGCCAGATCTGTATTGGCCAAGGCGCGGCTGAGGTTATCATTGCCTTGTTGCATCTTATCTACCCTACCCAGTGGTACACACACTGAGAATACTGAGCCTTTGCCCTCAATAGAGTTAACGTGAATAGGGTGTGCTAATACTTTCGAGAGTTTATCGACGATGGCTAAACCTAATCCTAAGCCGTTACTAAAGGCTTTCTGGGATGATTTAAGTCGTTTAAACTCTTTAAATATCTCTTTAATTTGGTCTTTAGCAATGCCGGCACCATTGTCCCAAACCTGAATCGAAATCGAATCACCCTGACGTCTGCAGCCGAGTAATACTTTTCCCTTTCCAGTGTACCTAAATGCGTTGGATAGAAAGTTTCGAAGAATTCGAGCGAGTAATACACTGTCGGAATGAACGATGGTATCACTGGGAATATGGTGCAGCTCTACGCCAAATTGGTCGGCATTCTGCTGATATTCATTAGCGAGATTGTTGAGTAACTCGCCTAAGTTAAATGTGCTTTTGTCTGCTTTAACTACACCAGCATCGAGTTTAGATATATCGACTAAAGTACTGATCAAGTTCTCAAGATCATCCAATGAGTTTGAAATAGAGCCTAATAGCGAGTATGTGCTAGTGTCTGAAAGCTGCTCTGATAACGAACTAGTAAACAATTGAGCTGCATTGAGCGGTTGCAGTAGGTCGTGACTAACAGCGGCAAGAAATTTAGTTTTTGATATGTTAGCTAGCTCAGCCTCACTTATCGCTTCGGTTAAGTTGAATTCTGCCAGTCGGCGCTCTTCAACTTCGACTTGTAGCACATCATTAAGGTTTTGTAGTTGAGAGGTACGTTCCTTCACTCTAATGTCTAATAGGTCGTGGGCTTTTTGTAATGCTAGCGCGTTGTTTCTTCTTAATGTGATATCACGCACCAGAACGAAGAAGCCGAGCACAGTTCCACTTGAATCCCGATTAGGGACGTAGGATTTTAGCAAGTGGGCTGGTTCACCTGAACTACTTAATTCCTCAATTTCAAAACTGACACTCTCACCTTTTAAGGCACGATCTACATAGGGTTGCAGCTGAATGAAATCCCCATGAATACGACTTTGTTCCAGCTCAAGTCCGTAGAGTTCCCCCTTTGCCCAGCCATACCAATCGACATACACTTGATTGGTGAATTGAAATTTTAAATCTGAACCAACATAGGCGATCATTGCTGGCACGTTATCAGTGATAAGCCTTAACCAGCTTTCACTTTTCTTTAGGGACTCTGCATAGCGGTGGCGTGTGGTAATGTCGGTAAATGTTTTGATTAATTTGCCATTTTTTAAACGGTGATCCCTAATTTCAACAACTGTCCCATTTGAAAGGCTCTGCACATAGTAATCATCTTCATTATTGGATTTAGGTTCAAGATCAAGCTCAGTAGAATTTTGAAGGTTGGAGAAGTAGGGCATTGAGCGCAACATTTGGGTCGAGAGTTTACTCATCTCTACAAAACGTTTATTCCAAACCTCGACTTGATCATGGCTACTGAGCAATATAACCCCTTGAGATAGGTTATCGACTAGGTTTTGCAGCAACTTAGATTTTTGAGCCATGGCTTTTTCATAACGTTCACTCTCTGCGACTTTCAAGGCGGTAATATCCGTATAGAGCATGACCCAACCGCCTTCACGCGTTCGGCGCTCATTCAGTTGAAACCAGCGATTGTCAGAAAGCTTATACACTGGACTATTGTCAGCGTCGCCGGGATATGCTTGAGATATAATGCCGCGGGTTTTAGCGAGTGCTTTGAAATCACTAAGGTTAACCCCTTCTTCAATACGTAGACCTGATTTGTGCCAAAAATTGACGAAATGACTGTTTTGCAGAATAATACGGCCATCGCTATCGAGTAGCACGAATGCGTCAGAGATACTCTCGATGGCATCGATAAAACGTTGTTTGAAAATATTGGCTTGCTCATTAGCCAGTTTTAAGGCTCGGTTGCTTCTTTCTAGTTGCGCCAAGGTATCATTTAACGCTTGAGTCTTCTCTTTGACTTGCTCAGCAAGGTGAACAGAGTGCTCAAAGGAGGCGTATGGTTCATTTTGATTGCCACCTCCTTCTTCAACTCGTTTCATTAGCACTTGATTGATTTTTGTTAATTTATCGTTTTGAAGTTGAAGCCGTGTAACCTCTTCAATTAATGCTTGCTCATTCATTAAGCTCTCCAGAAATGTACACTCCGGTAAAGGTTTGATTTAAGTGCATACCATTGATGTGCTCACCATAGGTATTAAAGCCAAACATTCGGTATTGTTCCTGCAAAGGTTTAATCTTTCCAATTAAATTTTTCTGTTCAATTTCGAGCCGCCTTAAAAAACAATCACAAGCTAGTACCAGTTCCGGTTTATCAAATCGTTGTTCAAGTGTGATTAACTTGTCAGATAGAGACTCAATGATATTGCTCATCTCTACGGCACTGAGGACTATGCCAGTGTCGACAGCACAATAAAAGGTCAGACTGAAGTCGTTTTTGTTCACTTTCTGTATTGAGCGAATATAGTAGTTGCCGCCAATTTTAACCGCTAATGGGTGAAGCGAGAATACATCTGGGTTTAGTTCATCGATTCCCAAACCTAAGAATTGGGCATATACGAGTGCGGCGGGCTCTGAATTGAGTTCATAGACAGTGCGGCTTTGTGCATCGGCCTGTGTGACGACCAGTTTTTCAATTGAAGATTTAATGTGATTACAATTAAAGACTTTAAATTGACAGAGAGTATTTACCATGATGGTTATCGCGGCCTGTTGGTGAAACACACCTTGATGGTAGACATGGGTGTTGGCCAAGTTGGTGTCATCACCGGCAGAACCGCCAAAATGGGGAATACCGTTGGCTGCTGAGTTTAAAATACTGAGTAATTGCTCCTCTTTGGTAGAAAGGCCATCAATGAGGGTTAATAAAAAAGTATTATTTTTTATAGGCGTTAGTGCTTTTTCACTGCACTTTTCGATCAGTTGATTAATTTTTGTCTGAGCGTTTATCAGATCGAACGTTTCAATGGCAGGGATGAGTTCAACACTAATCGCAAAGAAGTCAGGAGAGAACCATATTGCAACAATTGAGTGCTGCTCATAACCCTCGCAGGTGAGTTCACCAGCGGTAGTACAGCCAGCTAGTTCGACATCAATGAATTGATTGTTCATCGCGCTCGCTAGCGCTTCAAGAGGGTAGACGACAGAACAATAAAACAGCACAAAGCCAGTTTGAGGCTGACCTAACTGTTCAAAAATCTCTTGGCTTGCGAGACGAGGTGCTTGTGTTCTGCTGACAGCATATTTTGTTTTTATTTTGGTCATGTTTTGCCCTGTTGCTGACTGACATTTATGCTTATTGCTTAAGAGGTGAATATCCTTTTAACTGATTGATTCATATTAAATAAATTAAATAGATATTCTTTAGTGGTCATCAAGTAGATTTCTTAGAAAATTCGCTAATGTCTTACTCGAGATGTTACTCAATAATGACTCAAATTTCATTTGGTCGTAGATACCTTGGGTTAGTTGACTCAACTTAATCAGATGTTCAGCGTCAAATCTCCCATATTTGCCCAGATAAACCCGACGCAGTTTGTGTTTGGCGAGCGTCAATGTGTCGTTTAAAAAATCGATATCATTAGCGATAAATTTCAATGAGTGCGATAGCGTTTTCATGCGTGAACCAGTATCTGTATCGAATACGCTGTAGAAAATCAACTCTTTAACATCATCACAATAAACCGAGGCGATGCTATAACAGGCGCCTGATAATCTGGGGTGCAAAAAATGTGAGGATGCTCCTATCACATAGCTGGCAAGCCAAGCGGTAACTAGCTTCTCATCTTGTATGAAAATCCGACATATCCAATGCTGTTCGCAGTAAGCGTGCTGCTCCACTGTTACATTAACGTTAAATGCAGCGGAGTGCTCGTTTTCTTTTAACTTATCGGATGTCATTAGTTTATAACTTGAATTCACTTGCCTTTTTGGATTATGAACCGTCTCTAATTGATGGTGAAGCTGATGGATAACCTGAGGTAGATTAGGAAGATGACAGCGCAAATCCTCGGTGATGACTTTAGACAATTCTGCTAGAGAGTTTAGTGAGATTTGTAAATTTGAGTTATTGATCAATACCAAGTTAGCCAGTGATATAGCTTCGAGTTGATACTGTACTTTTACAATATCGGCGAGTATGGGGGTGTTGATGCCCTGCTGAAATTCAATAATGATGAAGTGTGACCAAATATCCATGCGATCAGCAGTAAGTTCCGTTCGGTTAAGGCTTGCTAATAACTGTTTAATCATCAGGATCTCATGCTGCAAAACTATCGATTTCAAATGCGCATTTTTCAAGGGCTTCTGCTTTACGTTCGGTGCTATTTCGCCAACGTCGCTGATCAATGGTTTGGCGCTGAGTTGCTCAAGCAAATTGCCATTATCATTCTGGCTTTGCGGCTGAATATAGTGGTTATAAAGTCGAATGATTTGATTGATCTGCTGTGGATATTTACTGTTGGAATGATCTGGAATACTGCACTTTACAGTGTGAGAAGATAGATGAGCAATGATAAGGTTTTGTATCTGTACTATGCACTGCTGACAACTGATCACTCTTATGGCAAATTGATGTTGTGCATTGGTATCACATGAAATTGGCACCATTTTGCCGTCATCTTGTGTTATTAACGTTGATAAATCCTGTGCAATGGCATTGATATGATTGTAGTAGCCGACATCAATCCACCAGGTATATACCCTGTGTTGAGAGTTGGGGATATGCTCAAGAGTTTGGCTTGTCTTATTTTCGACTTTCGTTGGGGTATTATTGTTTCCTCTTTGTGCATCGTTTTCAGTACTGGTATCTGAGCTGTGATTGGCTATGGAACGCGTCAATAACACCTGCAATTCGTCGAGGTCTGGCGTCATGGTGATTAACTGAATATTGTTCGCTTGATAATAGCTTTGGTGGTAGTGGGTGATAGCCCCCAATGTTAGTTGGTGTAAGCAATCAGTGACGCCACCGTACCAATGGATTTTATGGGGTGAATTATCACCTATAAGTATTTGAATATATTCAAGGTAGTGAGAGTTCGCTTGATAACCAAGCAGTTCTCGATAGATAACACCAGACTGGTTACCGTCAAAGATTTCCTGGGTTAATTCCTCTTCGGTAGTAACCGGCGATAAAATGCCCTCAATAAGATAGTTTATAACAAGCTCAAAGCTTGTTTTATCAGGGCATACGCAGTGAAAGCAGGTAAAGCCGTCCAGTGTCGACGCATTGATTTTTACATTGGTGAGTGAGGTTAATTGAAACAAAGTGCTGGCTTGGGGATGACCTTTGCTGCGCCTAAAGCTTAAATGTTCAGCAGCATGAGCAAGCCCAGAGTCATCATGACTGGGGGTTTTGATAAAAAATACCGCACTGTATTGCTCGTTTTCAATGAGAGGTTCGTTATTGGGCTTGATATTAAAGTGAAGCAGCCCTGAAGTGTGTCGGTATTTGTTTACCGAGACATTAGGCATGAACAGATCATCTTGCTGTTGAAATCCGTTTTTCATAATTTAAGCAAAGCGATATCAGCAAGCCTTTTTCGTTGCTTGAGTGGTGTTGTTGGATTCTTAGCTTGTTCGATGGCTTCAAGTATCAAGTGGTGATCGTCTGATTTACTGCAGACAGGATCAGTTCGGCTCATATCGCCAGTGAGCATGAAGGCTTGGCAACGACAGCCGCCAAAGTCTTTCTCTTTTTCATCACAGCCCTGACAGGGTTGAGCCATCCAACTATCCCCTCTGAAATGGTTAAAAGAGAAGTCCTTGTGCCAGATCTCATCGAGTTTTTTCTCTGTTACGTTTGGAAAAGCCAAGGGCAGTATTTTAGCACTGTGGCAAGGTAACGCACTGCCGTCGGGGGTGATGGTTAGAAATGTGCTGGCCCAGCCGTTCATGCAAGCTTTTGGGCGTTCCTCGTAATAATCGGGGGTGACAAAGATAAATTGCGGCCCCGTATTTGCCTGCTGCTCGCGAAAACAATTAACGCTAGCTTCTGCATGTCTAAGCTGTTGCTGGGTGGGAAGCAGATGATCACGATTTTCAAAAGCCCAGCCGTAATACTGAGCCGTGGCAAGTTCAACATAATCGGCGTTAAGTTGGCAGCTTAATGCGAGGATCTGTGGGATCTGTTCGATGTTCTGTCTGGAGATGACAAAATTCAGCACCATAGGGTAACCTTCAGACTTTACTATTTCAGCCATTTTTAATTTCTGATCGAAGGCTTTTCCTCTGCCAGCTATCGCATCATTAAGTTCAGGATCGGCGGCTTGAAAACTGATCTGAATATGATCTAACCCTGCGGCTTTTAATTGTTTAATTCGCTTCTCAGTTAAGCCGATCCCTGAGGTGATCAAATTAGTATAAAAGCCCAGTTGACGGCCATGCTTAACTAAGGTTTCCAGATCTTTTCTTAGTAATGGCTCCCCACCTGAAAAACCAAGTTGTACTGAGCCCAATTCCCTTGCTTGGCTCAATACATCTAGCCAAGCCTCAGTGCTTAACTCATCATCTTTGTTGCCCAAATCTGTGGGGTTTGAACAATAAGCGCAATGAAGAGGGCACTCATAGGTGAGTTCAGCTAATAGCCATAATGGAGGGCCAACAGGTGTATTATCAGACATAGCTTATCCATCTTTTAGCTTGGGCCGCGGCCAGAAACTCCTCAATATCGCACCTAATGTCATCGGCTTGAGGGAACTTTTTCTGTAATTGACTCTGTATTTCATCGACAGAAGTTAGGCCGTCAATGTGCTGTAATATTTCAGCTGCACTGTCGTTGAGTTTGACCATACCTTCGGGATAAAGCAGTACAAAACACCCTTGCGCTTTTTCAAACTGTAAGCGAAAAAGGGTATTCATCTTTGGGGTTTGTGGGGCTGATGTCATTAAAATATCCCTTTGTGGTAGATGGGGGCGTCGACAAGCTGAGAGTAAGGTGCCCGATCATATTGATAAGCTAAGGTCATAGCATCTAACATTGACCATAAAATATCGAGTTTAAACTGCAGAATATTGAGGGCATGTTCCTGCTGTTCTCGGCTGGTGAAGTGCTCCAATGTGATGGCTAAGCCGTGGTTCACATCTCGCCTTGCTTGGGAGAGTCTCATCTGAAAATAGGTTAACCCTTCTGGTTTAATCCAAGGGTAATTTTCGGGCCAGCTATTTAACCGGCTTTGGTGGATCTCTGGCGCAAACATCTCAGTTAAAGATGAACAAGCCGCTTCTTGCCAAGATGCGCGTCTGGCGAAGTTGACGTAGGCATCTACTGCAAACCTGACGCCGGGTAAGATGTATTTCTCATCGAGCATATCTTGACGGCTGAGCCCGACGGCTTCACCTAAAGTTAGCCAAGCTTCAATGCCCCCTAAAGTATTGTCTTCAATGGAACCATCATGGTCGATGATCCTTTGGATCCACATACGACGGGTTTTAATGTCGGGACAGTTAGCAAGTATAGCGGCGTCTTTTACGGGAATATTGATTTGATAATAAAAACGGTTGGCCACCCAGCCACGGATCTGTTCAACACTGCATTCGCCGTTATGCATCATCTTATGGTAAGGGTGATGTATATGGTAAAGCGTACCTTTCTCTTTTAGTTTTTGTTCGAATTCTTGTTTAGTCCAGGCTTGCATTATTACCTCTATATGAATATTTCCATACCGTCGGTTGCTATTTCAACACCGTTATCAATCACATAACGGTGCTCTGAGGATTCTTCGTTTAAGATAGGGTTAGTATTATTAATGTGAATTAGAATTTTTCGTTTGATATCAAACTTATTGAGTAGCGCCACAGTGCCAAACTCGCCGTTAACTGGCATATGACCCATTTCTGAGCCTAATTTATGACTAAATCCTTTGGCGATCATCTCGTCATCTAACCAGAGTGTGCCATCGATTAATGCACACTCGGCATCGGCAAGCATTGATTCTACAAGTGGGTTTGATTTGACGATTCCGGGGGCGTAGAACAGATATTTACCTGTACTGGTATCGACAATTTTTAGACCTATGTTGTTGCCGGGGACAATATGATCACGATAAGGTGAATAGGGAGGCGCATTAGATTCTAAAGGAACCGGATAAAACTCAAGCTCTGGTACCTGTTCAACGTCAAAAGCCTCTTGGTGTTCTGTGTCGATTGAATGGTGGATGAGCCCTCCATGCCAATGGCTTAACAGCGTAAACAGTGGGTAGGCACAAGAGAGATCTTCAAAGACGACATCAGTGCAGTAAACCGGTAAAGGCAAGCCCTCTCTTAGAGTCAGCAATCCTGTGGTGTGATCGATTTGACTGTCAGATAGAATTGCAGCTTTGATTTTTGTACCTCTTTGGCCTTCACTTGGCCATAATTGAGGCGATTGATTGATCTGTTGACGTATATCTGGGGAAGCATTGATCAATACCCAGTTTTCGCCATCTGGGCTAACCGCAATAGAGGACTGGGTTCTGGCTTGGGCTTTAATGCGGCCGCTGCGAACACCTTCACAGTTATCACAGTGGCAATTCCACTGTGGAAAGCCACCACCAGCCGCTGAGCCCAATATGAGTATATGCATAGACCGATAGTCCTATTGAAGTGGTTAAAGAGACGCAATTTACATAAGAAAAATCCCCACAATTTAAACTTGTGAGGATTTCATATTTATCGGTTACTGATATAAAGGGTAACTTCAAAACCTAGACGTATATCTTCAAATTTTGGTTTGGTCCACATAGCTTATTCCTCCACTGTTATTTTATGTATCACTTATTCCAATATAAAAGCTGGTCAAAAATTAAAATATTATACTTTGGTTGGAAAAAAGGACGAGAAAGGGCCTAAACCTTACTCAATACTATAGCTCTATCGCTGTTTAACGACTTTGTTTGCTTTGATCTATTGCTTTTCTGTCCATATCGATTCACGACACACAGCGTAAGGCTTTCAATGGTGACTAAACATTCCAGGCATTGAATACACTCGCTATATTCAATTGATCCATCATGGTTTATCGCATTAATAGCACATTTTTTGCTTCGACAAAGTTGACAAGGATCACCACATTCTTTACGTCTTGTTAACCACTTAAACAGTGGATAGCGCCCAAGTAAAGCAAGTCCTGCCCCCAGAGGACAGAGATAACGGCAGTAAAATTTATGGATTTTCATACTGAGTAAAAGCAGTACTACTGAATATAGGGTAAAGGGCCAGTAGCGTACAAAATTCAGCGTGATGCTGGTTTTAAAAGGTTCAACTTCCGCTAGCTGCTCTGCCACATTTAGTGAGTAAAAGGCTGTGCCAACGAGGATAAATAGAATGAGGTATTTTAACTTTCTGGCAAGCTTGTCAGTTTTTGAGTTC is from Shewanella sp. MTB7 and encodes:
- a CDS encoding porin, with the translated sequence MNTQAKLSLISVAISMTAFNANAALEIYENDGMSFSADGLVNAFYANSSIEKTDAAGAKSDRDQSRVRTGFLPNNIGFNFSNQLSDMKIGMRSSFWVSISDADNHRDATPADLGTGSLIDIRQFYGTVSGDWGELLVGKDFGLLNRANILGDELLLGFGQTSDFFGLVDGGNVSFGNISTGYTYPFPKPQITYRSPDLSGFKLAVGLMDPNKMAADSSEELPRFEAELVYSTDVDNVGLKAWVSGAIQSSEINDDKQNQSGLGYGANIKFSGIALTASGFQSKGLGHIAGLDHLVGDDSIESDGYLVQAAYTLNSNRFVLTYGETKVENTNSILDATHSNAGIAYFRTIRPGLTGVVEFNQTKADVTNSLVAEENNTISIGAVFTF
- a CDS encoding response regulator transcription factor; translation: MYKVLIADDHPLFRDAIVHIFGSRFPNSTTYETEDIASTLEFAKNNDDIDLILLDLNMPGMSGLNGLLDLSNECPTTPVVVVSAENKKQVILQTIAYGAVGFIAKSSSKETIADAIATVFEGNIYLPADIIRSQSSPNSKKEYQLLPEMLSSLTRRQLMVLKCMTKGEANKQIAYNLNVSETTVKSHVSSILKKLGVSNRVQAVVGCSDIDFNQYLRR
- a CDS encoding PAS domain-containing hybrid sensor histidine kinase/response regulator, producing the protein MNEQALIEEVTRLQLQNDKLTKINQVLMKRVEEGGGNQNEPYASFEHSVHLAEQVKEKTQALNDTLAQLERSNRALKLANEQANIFKQRFIDAIESISDAFVLLDSDGRIILQNSHFVNFWHKSGLRIEEGVNLSDFKALAKTRGIISQAYPGDADNSPVYKLSDNRWFQLNERRTREGGWVMLYTDITALKVAESERYEKAMAQKSKLLQNLVDNLSQGVILLSSHDQVEVWNKRFVEMSKLSTQMLRSMPYFSNLQNSTELDLEPKSNNEDDYYVQSLSNGTVVEIRDHRLKNGKLIKTFTDITTRHRYAESLKKSESWLRLITDNVPAMIAYVGSDLKFQFTNQVYVDWYGWAKGELYGLELEQSRIHGDFIQLQPYVDRALKGESVSFEIEELSSSGEPAHLLKSYVPNRDSSGTVLGFFVLVRDITLRRNNALALQKAHDLLDIRVKERTSQLQNLNDVLQVEVEERRLAEFNLTEAISEAELANISKTKFLAAVSHDLLQPLNAAQLFTSSLSEQLSDTSTYSLLGSISNSLDDLENLISTLVDISKLDAGVVKADKSTFNLGELLNNLANEYQQNADQFGVELHHIPSDTIVHSDSVLLARILRNFLSNAFRYTGKGKVLLGCRRQGDSISIQVWDNGAGIAKDQIKEIFKEFKRLKSSQKAFSNGLGLGLAIVDKLSKVLAHPIHVNSIEGKGSVFSVCVPLGRVDKMQQGNDNLSRALANTDLANRKVWLIDNDASICLAMAQLLKGWQCHITTATSLDELVKKVNIETDQADILIVDYHLDDDVNGLDVAIEINQSRDITLPILMITANYSEELKAKAKKRGILLLNKPVKPMKLKTSMLYLLK
- the nosP gene encoding nitric oxide-sensing protein NosP, whose amino-acid sequence is MTKIKTKYAVSRTQAPRLASQEIFEQLGQPQTGFVLFYCSVVYPLEALASAMNNQFIDVELAGCTTAGELTCEGYEQHSIVAIWFSPDFFAISVELIPAIETFDLINAQTKINQLIEKCSEKALTPIKNNTFLLTLIDGLSTKEEQLLSILNSAANGIPHFGGSAGDDTNLANTHVYHQGVFHQQAAITIMVNTLCQFKVFNCNHIKSSIEKLVVTQADAQSRTVYELNSEPAALVYAQFLGLGIDELNPDVFSLHPLAVKIGGNYYIRSIQKVNKNDFSLTFYCAVDTGIVLSAVEMSNIIESLSDKLITLEQRFDKPELVLACDCFLRRLEIEQKNLIGKIKPLQEQYRMFGFNTYGEHINGMHLNQTFTGVYISGELNE
- a CDS encoding insulinase family protein codes for the protein MKNGFQQQDDLFMPNVSVNKYRHTSGLLHFNIKPNNEPLIENEQYSAVFFIKTPSHDDSGLAHAAEHLSFRRSKGHPQASTLFQLTSLTNVKINASTLDGFTCFHCVCPDKTSFELVINYLIEGILSPVTTEEELTQEIFDGNQSGVIYRELLGYQANSHYLEYIQILIGDNSPHKIHWYGGVTDCLHQLTLGAITHYHQSYYQANNIQLITMTPDLDELQVLLTRSIANHSSDTSTENDAQRGNNNTPTKVENKTSQTLEHIPNSQHRVYTWWIDVGYYNHINAIAQDLSTLITQDDGKMVPISCDTNAQHQFAIRVISCQQCIVQIQNLIIAHLSSHTVKCSIPDHSNSKYPQQINQIIRLYNHYIQPQSQNDNGNLLEQLSAKPLISDVGEIAPNVKQKPLKNAHLKSIVLQHEILMIKQLLASLNRTELTADRMDIWSHFIIIEFQQGINTPILADIVKVQYQLEAISLANLVLINNSNLQISLNSLAELSKVITEDLRCHLPNLPQVIHQLHHQLETVHNPKRQVNSSYKLMTSDKLKENEHSAAFNVNVTVEQHAYCEQHWICRIFIQDEKLVTAWLASYVIGASSHFLHPRLSGACYSIASVYCDDVKELIFYSVFDTDTGSRMKTLSHSLKFIANDIDFLNDTLTLAKHKLRRVYLGKYGRFDAEHLIKLSQLTQGIYDQMKFESLLSNISSKTLANFLRNLLDDH
- the pqqE gene encoding pyrroloquinoline quinone biosynthesis protein PqqE → MSDNTPVGPPLWLLAELTYECPLHCAYCSNPTDLGNKDDELSTEAWLDVLSQARELGSVQLGFSGGEPLLRKDLETLVKHGRQLGFYTNLITSGIGLTEKRIKQLKAAGLDHIQISFQAADPELNDAIAGRGKAFDQKLKMAEIVKSEGYPMVLNFVISRQNIEQIPQILALSCQLNADYVELATAQYYGWAFENRDHLLPTQQQLRHAEASVNCFREQQANTGPQFIFVTPDYYEERPKACMNGWASTFLTITPDGSALPCHSAKILPLAFPNVTEKKLDEIWHKDFSFNHFRGDSWMAQPCQGCDEKEKDFGGCRCQAFMLTGDMSRTDPVCSKSDDHHLILEAIEQAKNPTTPLKQRKRLADIALLKL
- the pqqD gene encoding pyrroloquinoline quinone biosynthesis peptide chaperone PqqD, with amino-acid sequence MTSAPQTPKMNTLFRLQFEKAQGCFVLLYPEGMVKLNDSAAEILQHIDGLTSVDEIQSQLQKKFPQADDIRCDIEEFLAAAQAKRWISYV